A part of Helicobacter fennelliae genomic DNA contains:
- a CDS encoding HepT-like ribonuclease domain-containing protein, whose amino-acid sequence MISALNDDVRDRPAILMHLTSCEEQIKKLAKADIDVSDVIVSDDIAGLRQVRNRIAHDYEGISLEVIEDIIINDLPRVKQCIEKFLNQYETTESQVKQETKKKDKDLER is encoded by the coding sequence GTGATTTCTGCATTGAACGATGATGTGCGTGATAGACCTGCAATTTTAATGCATCTTACATCTTGCGAAGAACAAATTAAAAAATTAGCTAAAGCGGATATTGATGTGAGTGATGTCATTGTTAGTGATGATATAGCAGGATTAAGACAGGTAAGAAATAGAATAGCACACGATTATGAGGGGATTAGCCTAGAAGTCATAGAGGATATTATCATAAATGATTTACCACGAGTGAAACAATGTATAGAAAAATTTTTAAATCAATATGAGACTACTGAATCTCAAGTCAAACAAGAGACTAAGAAAAAAGACAAAGATTTGGAGCGATAA
- a CDS encoding helix-turn-helix domain-containing protein — MKSKGEKLKELRSAYKLSQAEFADKVGSTKAAIHSYEHNFNQIPKTIMQKITQATGIGLEYFESNMSLEAAFATYNIDTTNPKMNGINESVCAVYNGLANFVNGIKTIQDFIFTSDILNNLFSIYESHNYHFITISTNEAEPFARAGEVLCVAKTATPKNAQIFIARIQQSVVLLEYFVLNDKEVILKGADGIARQMDNDEFSRLEILGVVKKIVSFR, encoded by the coding sequence ATGAAAAGCAAAGGCGAAAAACTCAAAGAATTACGAAGTGCCTATAAACTCTCTCAAGCAGAATTTGCCGATAAAGTAGGCTCTACAAAAGCAGCAATCCACTCCTATGAGCATAATTTCAACCAAATTCCAAAAACGATAATGCAAAAAATCACGCAAGCTACAGGCATAGGGTTAGAATATTTTGAAAGCAATATGAGCTTAGAAGCAGCATTTGCTACATACAACATAGATACCACTAACCCTAAAATGAATGGTATAAATGAGAGTGTTTGTGCGGTTTATAATGGATTGGCAAATTTTGTAAATGGAATAAAGACCATACAAGATTTCATTTTTACAAGCGATATTTTAAATAATCTTTTTTCCATCTATGAATCCCACAATTACCACTTCATCACGATTAGCACAAATGAAGCAGAACCATTTGCAAGAGCTGGTGAAGTGCTATGTGTGGCTAAAACCGCTACTCCTAAAAATGCTCAAATATTTATCGCTAGAATCCAGCAAAGTGTAGTGTTGCTTGAATACTTTGTGCTAAATGATAAAGAAGTGATATTAAAAGGAGCAGATGGCATTGCTAGACAAATGGATAATGATGAGTTTAGTAGGCTTGAGATTCTAGGTGTGGTGAAAAAGATTGTTTCATTTAGGTAG
- a CDS encoding nucleotidyltransferase family protein, translating into MTTEQNNILSYLAVLKPELEKVGVTKLGLFGSYAKGNTHHNSDIDIVYEIDFDRFKNTIGGGFKYLVFFDKLQQQIQQQFNTDVDLCDASSMPLDKKETLLQGAIYV; encoded by the coding sequence ATGACAACAGAACAAAACAACATATTGAGCTATTTGGCAGTATTGAAACCAGAACTAGAAAAGGTTGGTGTTACAAAGCTGGGGCTTTTTGGCAGCTATGCCAAAGGGAATACTCACCACAATAGCGATATTGATATTGTCTATGAGATTGATTTTGATCGTTTTAAAAACACGATAGGTGGCGGATTTAAATATCTTGTATTTTTTGATAAACTACAACAACAAATACAGCAACAATTTAACACTGATGTGGATTTATGTGATGCAAGCTCTATGCCGCTTGACAAGAAAGAAACCTTGCTGCAAGGAGCAATATATGTATGA
- a CDS encoding replication initiation protein: protein MACHTQTFKSACNKYAKNLYRLLKQYQATGKYIVKYNQFKELMDIPNKYETCDIDKRILKPSIIKLTETSPFGYMFFITKP from the coding sequence ATGGCTTGCCACACACAAACTTTTAAGTCCGCTTGCAATAAATACGCTAAGAATCTTTATAGGCTACTAAAGCAATATCAAGCCACAGGCAAATATATTGTCAAATACAATCAGTTTAAAGAGCTTATGGATATACCAAATAAATATGAAACTTGCGATATTGACAAAAGAATTCTTAAGCCTTCTATTATTAAGCTCACAGAGACAAGCCCTTTTGGATATATGTTTTTCATTACAAAGCCCTAA